Part of the Sporosarcina sp. FSL K6-2383 genome is shown below.
AGACAGGTGCAGTCATTATTACAGGGGAAACGGCGACGAAGCGTAATGCCAGTGAGATGCTCCATTATTTATCGGGCGAGGTTGGTGATTTTTTAGTCGCCACGGCCGGACCAGATTTAGAAGGAATTATCGCGGCTAAAGGTTCAGGTGCCTATGACTATTCGGGTCAAAGTGGAAAAGTAATTGCCAATATTGATATCGGTGGAGGAACGGCGAACATTGCCGTCTATAAAGACAAGGTCCTCCTCGGGACATGTACGATGCATATCGGAGGACGACTCATCGAGTATGAAGGGCAAAAAATCAGTTCGATTTCCCGACCGGTTCAAGAACTGTTAGCTGCAAGTAATCGAACCTTGCAAATTGGCGATTCTTCGGAGGCAGCCGGTATAAAGTTTGTAACCGATTTCATGGCTGAGTCGCTCGGTAGGGTACTAAATAATGAATTGCAAGAAGAAGATTCGGTCCTATTGCTTGGTCATCGCCCTAACTGGACAGAGGAAATTGAAGTGCTTGTTTTCTCAGGGGGTATTTCTGAATGTATGTACAGTCACGAATTAATCGGTGGGCAGCTAGCTGAGTATGATGATATAGGCGTGCAATTAGCACAGGCCCTACAAAGAAATGAAGGATTGCAAAGTTTTCTGTGGATGGAACCCGTTGAAACAGTCCGAGCGACTGTGCTTGGAGCGGGTACGCAAACAACGGAAATTAGCGGAGCTACGATTCAAGTGGCGCCTCATGAATTACCGTTAAAAAATCTACCTGTTTACAATTATGCCTTTCAGTCAGATCTTCAAAGAGGATTGGAAAACTTTGAAGTAGCTATCAAAAATGCAATCGACATGTTTGATGCATCAAGGGAAGGGCAAAACTTCGCCCTCTATATTTCAGAGCTACCCTATATGGGATTCCGAGATGTTCAACAGCTAGCAG
Proteins encoded:
- a CDS encoding ethanolamine ammonia-lyase reactivating factor EutA: MISAGIDIGTSTTKLIISRFSLMNVAGTSHVPRIEIVEKEVLYKSPIFRTPLTDPFTINVAEVEKIIRSEYQQAGIEASQIETGAVIITGETATKRNASEMLHYLSGEVGDFLVATAGPDLEGIIAAKGSGAYDYSGQSGKVIANIDIGGGTANIAVYKDKVLLGTCTMHIGGRLIEYEGQKISSISRPVQELLAASNRTLQIGDSSEAAGIKFVTDFMAESLGRVLNNELQEEDSVLLLGHRPNWTEEIEVLVFSGGISECMYSHELIGGQLAEYDDIGVQLAQALQRNEGLQSFLWMEPVETVRATVLGAGTQTTEISGATIQVAPHELPLKNLPVYNYAFQSDLQRGLENFEVAIKNAIDMFDASREGQNFALYISELPYMGFRDVQQLAAAVIQVMEQRPVPDQPIVLVLQSDHAKVVGQTLMAMNVRQSVICIDQISVEQGDYIDIGRSLESGVVPIVVKTLTFHSS